In the Leptospira barantonii genome, AAGATCCTCGGCGACGTTCGGATTTTTTTCGAGAAGGATATAATTGTTCTTCTTCCATTCTTTGAGAACGTATTTGCCGGCCTTTGGAATCGAAACAGCATTATTCTTTTCTAATGTTTCAAAGGATTCGGCTTCGAGTGTTTCGTCTTCGTTTGTTTTACAACATACGATTCCTGCCGGAGGCATGGAAAGAGCGTCCACCGCTTGTCTGAGTCCGCCGGAAATTTTCAGCTCGATTTCCTTTTCCGAAAGAACGTTGACTTCCTTGATAAACGAATATTGATTTCTTCTCGGACCGGGCGTCGTCATCAGCCTTTGTAAAGAATCGCGAACCTGTTCCGATTTTAATTCTTCCCCGTTCGTCAAAAGATGCGATCTCAGTTTGAGCTTGAGTGATCGAACCTCGCCCTTGCCCGATAACACAAACGATTCCACGAGTTGATACGCCGGTTTTCCATCGGGTGTTTTTTGAAACAAAAACGGATATAAAAATTTTCCGAGCGTTCGCGAAGATAAGTCCGTGGAAAAGATCGGATCCAAACTGATCGGATCCGAAGGTATGGAAAGAATCAATTCTTCCGGATCTTCTTCCCGAGAATTACAACCGGAAAAAAGAAGGGACAAAACAAGGATTCCTGCAAAAAAGGGTAGAGAAGTATTCAAAAGACTAAACCTGTCAATGAACATCTATAAACGGCTCCTAAAGTATTCCTTCAAGTACAAATACAGATTGATTTCGGGGATCGTATTGTCTTTTCTCGTTTCGGTTTTAAACGGAGCCTCTCTTACTTCTTTGATTCCCATCTTTGATTCTCTCGGTACGGGAGAAAAAACGAATTTCGAAATTTCTCTCACAAAAAAAGACAAGGCCCTCCTACAACGTCAGGAAGAAAAGGATTCTTTTACGAGTGTGGAATCCATCGAACTGCAACTCGCAGAGTGGAAGGTGCAACTCAATTCTTCCTTGAAGAAGATGAGTCATGACGAACTCGTTTTACTTTTTTGTTTTATCGTTTTTCCGGTTTATCTTTTAAAACTGATCTTTCTCGCGGCGGCGGTTTACTGCATCAACTCGGCGGGTTATCTTGCGATTCGGGATCTAAGGGCGGAGCTATACGCAAAGGCTCAAACCCTTCCGCTCAATCATTTCGTTCAGGAAAAAACCGGAATTCTGATGAGTAGAATCATCAACGACGTGGAAGTTCTCGGCAAGTTGATCAGCTCCGATTTGAAGGATGCGATCACCGATTTTTTCTATATCGTCACACACTTGCTTCTTCTGTTATATCTAAGCTGGAAGATGTTTCTCGCAGTCTTTATCATCGTTCCGATCGTGATGGGACCGGTTTCCGCGTTCGCCGATAAAATCCGAAGAGCCACCAGAAACCAACAGGAACGTCTTTCCTCGTTAAACGGACATCTTCAAGAAGTGATTTCGGGAATCCGAGTCATCCGCGCGTTCTCGATGGAAAAGACGGAAGCGAAACGTTTCTGGGAATTCAATCAGGATCTTTCCGATAAAACGTTCAAAGGACATTTTTATCATCAGGTCGGGCCTTCGTTGACGGAATTGTTCAGCTCGATCGTCGCCGTGATCTTCTTAAGTTTCGGGGCTTTTCTGATGGAAGACGGAACGTTCTCCCGCGGGATGTTTATGGCCTTCTTTTTAACTCTGATTTTTTTAATGCGACCTTTCAAACAGATGAGTATGCTTTCCAACTCGATCCAAAGCGCGATCTCCGCGGGCGATCGGGTGTTCGAACTTCTGGATCAGGAAACGGACATTCAAAATCCTGCAAGTCCTAAGTTCCTAAAAAAAATGGAGAAAGGAATCCGTCTTAAAAACGTAACCTTCACATATCCCGGAGCCAAAAATCCCGCGATCCAGGAAATCGACCTTGAAATTCCGAAAGGGGAAACCATCGCGCTCGTGGGAGCTTCGGGCGCCGGCAAATCCACGTTAGTCGATCTTGTCCCTCGTTTGATCGATCCTCAGGAAGGACAAATTTTAATCGACGACATAGACATCCGCGAAATGGATCTGAGCAATCTTAGAAAAAAAATCGGAATCGTTGCTCAACAAGTGTTTCTATTCAACGGAACGATCCGCGAAAATATCTGTTATGGAAACCAGAGCGTAACCGACGAACAACTTTACGCCGCGTGCGAACAAGCGTTTGCGATGGAATTCATCCTTGGATTCGAAGATGGTTTTGATACGATCGTGGGCGAACGAGGCGTGATGCTTTCCGGCGGCCAAAGACAAAGAATCGCGATCGCGCGCGCTTTACTTCTCGATCCGGAAATTCTGATTTTGGACGAAGCGACTTCGGCGCTCGACACGGAATCGGAAAGACTCGTACAACAAGCGCTCGAATCGCTTTATAAAAACAGAACCGTAATCATCATCGCACACCGTCTTTCCACGGTACAAATCGCGAACCGAATTTTCGCAATGGAAGACGGAAGAATCGTGGAATCCGGGACTCACAACGAGTTGATCCAACTCGACGGAAAATATAAAAAACTCTACGACATCCAATTCGTAGAATCCTCCGAAATCGTTTAATTTTAAAATATTCTAATTTTCTAATGAAATCCTTCACTCCCTTTTCACTTCTGCACGTCGTTCTATTTCCGATTCTATACGCGTTGTCCTTCGTATATCGCGGAATTTTTCTTCTTGATCAGAAGCTCACACAAAAACAAAAACTTCCGGGCGCGTTCGTGATCAGCGTGGGAAATCTTTCCATGGGCGGAACCGGCAAAACCCCGTTTTCGATTCATCTTGCAAAACTCATTCACAGGGAATTTCCCGAAAAGAAGATCGTTCTTTTATCCAGGGGTTACGGAGCGACCGGATCCAAAAACGGACATAGGGTAACTCAACAATCCAGTCCGAGAGAAGCGGGAGACGAACCTCTTCTTTTAAAAAAACATCTTCCGTTTGCGGAAGTTTGGATCGGCAGGGACAGACTCGCGTCTTATCTTAGGTTTAAAAAAGAATCGAATCTAAAGGAGAATCCGATCGTGATCTTGGACGACGGGTTTCAACATCATAGACTTGAAAGGGATATCGATGTCGTATTATTGGATTCGAGTAAAATTCATAAGGAAAGATTTCTGATCCCGGCCGGAAATCTAAGAGAGCCTATTTCCTCTTTGAACAGAGCCGATTGGATCGTGTTCTCCAAATACGAATCCTCCGTGGAAAGAACCGTACAAAACATACAAAAGAAATTTCCGAAAGGAATCCTTCGTTTTACATCGGAGCCGGATAAACTTTTATCGCCGGATCTGCAGTTGGATTCTCCTAAGATTTTTTACGGCAAAAGAATCTACGCGTTTACCGGAATCGGAAACCCCGAAGTTTTCTTTTCGATGATCCGCAAGTTCCAGCCATTCGAGTTGGAAACCAGAGCGTTTCGGGATCACCATTCTTATACGATGGAAGACGAAAACGCTTTGGACACGATCTCCAAGGACTACGACTATCTCGTTTGTACCGAAAAGGATCTCGTCAAAATTTCAAAACCGCCCGAGAATCTGAAAATTCTTCTTTTGGAAAACAAACTCGATAAGGAAGAAAGACTCGTTTCCTTTCTCAAAGAAAGAATCGCATAACAACCTTTCGATTTTCGTTTCGGGTTTTTTATTACGCTTGTAATCTTACTTTTTCGGTTTCCGTTTCGTTTTGCTTTCAAAAAATCGACCTCCCTCAAGTAAGAAAAAGAAATTCTTTTCCATCGAATTTAATCTCGGGAAATCTAAATCGAATTGCAGTATTTAAACCCTGTGTTAACATTCCCGATAACGTCTTTCCGATAAAGAGCTTTATGAAACAAATTATTTCATACTTCATTCTCCTCCTTTGTGTTTGTGTCTTTTCCGTTTCTTCTCTTCGAAGCGAAACCATTCTATTAAAATCCGGAGAAAAATTGGACGGAAACATAGTCGGCCAAGACAAGGAAACCGTAACCTTCAAACTTACGGACGGAACGACCAAGGTTTATCAA is a window encoding:
- a CDS encoding ABC transporter ATP-binding protein; amino-acid sequence: MNIYKRLLKYSFKYKYRLISGIVLSFLVSVLNGASLTSLIPIFDSLGTGEKTNFEISLTKKDKALLQRQEEKDSFTSVESIELQLAEWKVQLNSSLKKMSHDELVLLFCFIVFPVYLLKLIFLAAAVYCINSAGYLAIRDLRAELYAKAQTLPLNHFVQEKTGILMSRIINDVEVLGKLISSDLKDAITDFFYIVTHLLLLLYLSWKMFLAVFIIVPIVMGPVSAFADKIRRATRNQQERLSSLNGHLQEVISGIRVIRAFSMEKTEAKRFWEFNQDLSDKTFKGHFYHQVGPSLTELFSSIVAVIFLSFGAFLMEDGTFSRGMFMAFFLTLIFLMRPFKQMSMLSNSIQSAISAGDRVFELLDQETDIQNPASPKFLKKMEKGIRLKNVTFTYPGAKNPAIQEIDLEIPKGETIALVGASGAGKSTLVDLVPRLIDPQEGQILIDDIDIREMDLSNLRKKIGIVAQQVFLFNGTIRENICYGNQSVTDEQLYAACEQAFAMEFILGFEDGFDTIVGERGVMLSGGQRQRIAIARALLLDPEILILDEATSALDTESERLVQQALESLYKNRTVIIIAHRLSTVQIANRIFAMEDGRIVESGTHNELIQLDGKYKKLYDIQFVESSEIV
- the lpxK gene encoding tetraacyldisaccharide 4'-kinase, with the protein product MKSFTPFSLLHVVLFPILYALSFVYRGIFLLDQKLTQKQKLPGAFVISVGNLSMGGTGKTPFSIHLAKLIHREFPEKKIVLLSRGYGATGSKNGHRVTQQSSPREAGDEPLLLKKHLPFAEVWIGRDRLASYLRFKKESNLKENPIVILDDGFQHHRLERDIDVVLLDSSKIHKERFLIPAGNLREPISSLNRADWIVFSKYESSVERTVQNIQKKFPKGILRFTSEPDKLLSPDLQLDSPKIFYGKRIYAFTGIGNPEVFFSMIRKFQPFELETRAFRDHHSYTMEDENALDTISKDYDYLVCTEKDLVKISKPPENLKILLLENKLDKEERLVSFLKERIA